In a single window of the Massilia oculi genome:
- the cadR gene encoding Cd(II)/Pb(II)-responsive transcriptional regulator, whose product MKIGELADRSGCLVETIRYYERIGLLAPPERSANNYRAYNELHAERLLFIRHCRALDITLDEIRTLLDFREAPGKNCESVNALLDKHIGHIVDRIANLSVLEAQLRDLRSRCIATDSTNPCEILQALGAADVCDEPVRLGRH is encoded by the coding sequence TTGAAAATCGGCGAATTGGCAGACCGGTCAGGCTGCTTGGTTGAAACCATCCGCTACTATGAGCGCATCGGATTGCTCGCTCCGCCTGAAAGGTCGGCAAACAATTATCGAGCTTATAACGAGCTTCACGCTGAGCGCTTGCTGTTCATTCGGCATTGCCGCGCCTTGGACATTACACTCGATGAGATCCGGACGCTGCTCGATTTTCGCGAGGCGCCCGGAAAAAATTGCGAGAGCGTCAACGCTTTGCTCGACAAGCACATCGGGCACATCGTCGACCGTATAGCAAACCTGTCAGTACTAGAAGCGCAGCTCAGAGACCTCAGGAGCCGTTGCATCGCCACCGACAGCACAAATCCATGTGAAATCCTGCAGGCGCTCGGCGCTGCGGACGTTTGCGACGAGCCAGTAAGGCTTGGGCGCCATTGA